The DNA region AAGACTTGGCTTGAATCACAGCAGGTATGACTATTCAATGTTTTGGTTATGAATAAATGTGCCTCAGAGCTGAGattcaaattgaaaaagccgtttaaataaatttcggagagaattaaaaataattatatcgCTACAACAGatttataaaaattgataGTCACATTTCTGTAGCCGtaaaaataaccaaatttGGATGTTTCGCAATAACTACTTTCAAAATCTGTTCGAATGATTAAACTTCTTTCTTGtctgtatatttattttataacagGGTACGAATGATGGCTCTTTGAATTTATGAGTAAATATAAACCCAAGCAGTAGTATATGCTAtcaaattatttcaaaatgttCAACATATTCTCAAAATCATTGTGCGTCATTTTGGTTACCATGTATTTCTCTTGACTTTTTGGTCCGCCAAAGCGTCTAATTTCCTCTGaagtttgtgtttttcttaTGCAATTTTCATTAGCTGATTTACTTGGAATATAATTGTAATGCGTGAACttctttgtttgttaattAGAGAGCGAAACAAATAAGTTTTGAATATGCTCTATTTGACTTTCAAATTCTGCCATTAGTCGAGATGAGACAAACAAAACTTAATGACCCAAAGATATCAAAGCAAAATTATAAACCGATTCTCGGCACCGGTTTTTATTTCATCGACTAACCCCCACACTTTGCCTATTGCCGAAAACGGCACCGTCCAAATATTAGAGTTAGTTAGAGTTAGATGTTAGATCTATAAATCAATTAAGTTATTATCGCAGGCGTTGAACAAGGCGTTGAGCTTGTTTCATCTGTGGGAAATTTGCATTCGTCAGCATACAGAGTATTTCTTTCTCCTGTGGAAAGGCACTTGACTTGCAGTTCGCTCCTTGGACAAGTTGATAACTATTCGGCATGGTATTGTGTAAATTTGCCAACGGCCATAAAACAATCAAATCCATTGGGTGAAAAGTGGATGAGAAGCTTTGGAGAGAGAAACTCTACAAGAAATGCAAATCCGAATAAAGGAGGTGAGGCATTTGGGGACTAGAATTCTGAACACCCTTGCAGATAATAAAGCCTTTAGATATTGAATCTCAAGGatttatgtaatattaatTTGGGATCTTTTTGAGGTATGATTTTAGTTGTCACCTCCATTACACCATAAACATCGTTGAACATACATGATTGGTATTTAAAAGATAGCTATGGTACTTGTTGTGCTGTAGAGTTTTAAAGAATTATTACTTCTTTAACCAACCTAGTGTATTCAAATGATTTCTTTCGTATAGTCCCTCTCATAGGGTATAATGAAAAGCAACAAAGTTAATTCAAATGAAAGCAAGTCTGTGGGCTGGAACTGCAACCTGGACAGATTCGATGGGGACTCTGAGGAAAATGTTGCAACCAGCTCTCTCGGACGTCGCGTAATTGCGAAACGGCCCCGAGGACATTGGCGCTGCCGAGTTTCTTTGTTGGCTGCTGCtaaatgagtttttttttgcatattgcaaatgcaaaatttttcttaattaaatcCGATCACTCGCGGCCAATCAGGAAGAGAGTGGTGGCCACGCCGCTGGAAAAGCCAGACAACATTGAACTTGAATTGCTGGCCAAAGTGGCTGCGTAAAAGTTGTGCAACTTGTTGTTGGCCAGCTAAATCATTAAAGACATGATTGCAACACATCTGAGCGCcagctttgcttttattttcgttttatttttctgtagTTGGTTTGTAGATCCTGTTTTTGGTGAAGGCGCTGCGAAAAATTGGGTTAAATCGCATTTTGGGACTGAATAGTACAAGTTTTTACTAATCTGCTTTACTATTTGTAGACCTTAGTTGAAAGTAGTAAGAAAGACATTAAATGTTAAGGTTTCTAAGGTGCGTCTTggattcatttaaatttttagctggttgttaaaaataaaatgtattttattaacttttatAGACTTAACCAACTGGCTGTTCCACGCATTCACCGACGGCCAAAAAGGAATAAGCTGAATAAGAATAAAACTCAGTCAGTCAACAATCTTCTCATAGTTTAAAACCTTTAACTCACGCCTCTCATTTGTGCAAATATAGTTTCGCATCTCGCACTCGTTACTAAAAGTTAAGTACTCCTCCTGGAAGATCTGCGCACAGACTGGGTCGTAGATATCCGGGCAATCCTTGGTGCAGCTTGGCTTGCAGATCTCCCGGGTGGTTTCAATTAGCTCCGATCTTCCGCTGTTTTTACGGGCGCATTGCTCCACCTTCAGCAAACAATTGTTGTGAAAGACATAACACCGTTCGTCTGCCATGGCCCAAGCCAACTCTTTCACATCGGAGCATTTGTACTGCACATTGCACCGGAAGAGGTCGTCCTGGACTTGGCCGTGGGTGTATCCCAGCCAACAGAGCATGAAGGCCAAGGCCAAGGTCAAAGACAGCTGGCTGCTTCCGCGCATCTCGTTCGCTGGTTAAAGTACACTGAGGTTCTCTAAAGCACACTCGTGAATATTTATACGAATCTCACCAACAACAGCCACTTTAACCCGCATCGAGTTATCTGTCTTAGTTGACCCCTtaaatagcaatagcaatagcacTGCGTTCGAATAAACGGCTTTGGAAtaatttcatataaaatatttcataaaagaAGTAGCTTCCtagttaattatatttaatttatatttatatatttgttgtaAATGTTATccttttcttaaatatttgtgcaacaatttgttttttatcctaaataaaaacagaaaatgtaCTTATAATTTCTCCAAATATAACAGTTAGTTGGGAATTCCCTTAAATAAAAGAACCTTTTATAACAGCAAAgatatattgaatatttaaagaCCACTATAGGGTTAATAGAATATTTGTAGTTATTAAGTTAAGTTAACAAA from Drosophila santomea strain STO CAGO 1482 chromosome 3R, Prin_Dsan_1.1, whole genome shotgun sequence includes:
- the LOC120453096 gene encoding U-Kazal-Dg21.2, with the protein product MRGSSQLSLTLALAFMLCWLGYTHGQVQDDLFRCNVQYKCSDVKELAWAMADERCYVFHNNCLLKVEQCARKNSGRSELIETTREICKPSCTKDCPDIYDPVCAQIFQEEYLTFSNECEMRNYICTNERPYSFLAVGECVEQPVG